From Flavobacterium arcticum, the proteins below share one genomic window:
- a CDS encoding methylated-DNA--[protein]-cysteine S-methyltransferase, with product MVQAHIKTPLGITAIEGDTEGITKITVLDEAMTVSNTIATELQEAVNQLEEYFAGKRNNFTFKINPQGTDFQKKVWQALLEIPYGKTTSYQKLSIQLGDVKAIRAVASANGKNPLWIVVPCHRVIGSDGSLTGYAGGLWRKKWLLEHENPPIQQSLF from the coding sequence ATGGTTCAGGCACACATCAAAACACCGTTAGGCATTACCGCTATAGAAGGCGACACAGAGGGTATTACCAAAATAACAGTGCTTGATGAAGCTATGACTGTATCTAATACAATTGCTACAGAGTTACAGGAAGCTGTAAACCAACTCGAAGAATATTTTGCAGGCAAGCGAAATAATTTCACTTTCAAAATTAACCCACAGGGGACTGATTTTCAGAAGAAAGTTTGGCAGGCACTCTTAGAAATACCCTATGGTAAAACCACATCTTACCAAAAATTATCTATACAACTGGGCGATGTAAAAGCCATACGGGCTGTAGCATCGGCAAACGGTAAAAATCCGTTATGGATAGTTGTACCCTGCCACAGAGTTATAGGTTCTGACGGTTCACTTACAGGCTATGCAGGCGGACTGTGGCGTAAAAAATGGTTACTAGAGCACGAAAACCCACCCATACAACAAAGCCTTTTTTAA
- a CDS encoding helix-turn-helix transcriptional regulator, protein MKNNIKVQRAIYNLTQQELAEKIGVSRQTINALEAGKYVPSTVLALKLSQLFEKPVNEIFELEEED, encoded by the coding sequence ATGAAGAATAATATAAAAGTACAGCGCGCCATATATAACCTGACACAGCAGGAATTGGCAGAGAAAATAGGAGTAAGCAGGCAAACCATTAACGCACTAGAAGCAGGGAAATATGTACCCTCTACCGTGCTAGCACTAAAGCTGTCTCAGCTTTTTGAAAAACCTGTAAATGAAATTTTTGAACTCGAAGAAGAAGATTAA
- the hemF gene encoding oxygen-dependent coproporphyrinogen oxidase, with protein MKDKFYAYIQQLQDTITAKLEAVDGKAKFREDIWERAEGGGGRTRVIENGNVFEKGGVNISAVHGALPKAMQSYFNVGDVDFFACGLSLVIHPTNPFIPTVHANWRYFEMYDKEGNIINSWFGGGQDLTPYYLFDEDATHFHQTCKTACDKHNPEFYPKFKKQCDEYFWNAHRDEARGIGGLFFDHCKATENFSMEQWYNFVTEVGNSFLEAYVPIVERRKDIEYTAENRTWQEIRRGRYVEFNLVHDKGTLFGLKTNGRMESILMSLPPHVQWVYDHHPEQGSEEERLITILQKPKNWI; from the coding sequence ATGAAAGACAAGTTTTACGCATACATACAACAACTACAAGACACAATAACCGCTAAACTAGAAGCCGTTGATGGCAAAGCCAAATTCCGTGAGGATATTTGGGAACGTGCCGAAGGTGGCGGCGGAAGAACCCGTGTTATAGAAAACGGAAATGTATTTGAGAAAGGCGGTGTAAATATCTCGGCAGTACATGGAGCATTGCCCAAAGCCATGCAGAGTTATTTTAATGTAGGTGATGTCGATTTCTTCGCTTGCGGATTAAGTTTGGTTATTCACCCAACAAACCCTTTTATACCAACAGTACATGCCAACTGGCGTTATTTTGAAATGTATGACAAAGAGGGTAACATCATCAATAGTTGGTTTGGCGGTGGGCAAGACCTCACCCCTTATTACCTTTTTGATGAAGATGCAACACACTTTCATCAAACGTGTAAAACAGCTTGCGATAAACACAACCCTGAATTTTACCCAAAATTCAAGAAACAATGTGACGAGTACTTTTGGAATGCACACCGCGATGAAGCGCGTGGTATAGGTGGTTTATTTTTTGACCATTGCAAAGCAACCGAAAACTTTAGCATGGAGCAATGGTATAACTTTGTAACCGAAGTAGGTAATAGTTTCCTTGAGGCTTATGTACCTATAGTAGAACGAAGAAAAGATATTGAATATACTGCTGAAAACAGGACTTGGCAAGAAATACGTCGCGGACGTTATGTAGAGTTTAACCTTGTACATGATAAAGGCACGCTTTTCGGGCTAAAAACCAACGGACGGATGGAGAGTATATTAATGAGCCTACCACCCCATGTACAGTGGGTGTACGACCATCATCCTGAACAGGGTAGTGAAGAAGAAAGGCTTATTACTATACTTCAAAAACCAAAAAACTGGATATAA
- a CDS encoding response regulator transcription factor: MKKKILYVEDDNTLAFLTADNLEQEYEVAHYDNGKAAFEAFKQEDFDLCILDVMLPIMDGFELAAAIRERDVEVPIIFLSAKTLKEDRIKGLRLGADDYLVKPYSMEELILKIEVFLQRSQKKSAIKKSTYTIADFVFDTVNYTILRNGETTKLTERESALLQLFIEHKNTVLKREVILTSIWGTDDYFMGRSMDVFISRLRKIFKDDDRIKIENIPRVGFKLVAPE, translated from the coding sequence ATGAAAAAGAAAATACTATATGTAGAAGACGATAACACACTAGCATTTCTTACTGCAGATAATTTAGAGCAGGAGTATGAAGTGGCTCATTATGATAATGGGAAGGCAGCATTTGAAGCCTTTAAACAAGAAGATTTTGATCTTTGTATACTCGATGTGATGTTGCCTATAATGGATGGCTTTGAACTTGCAGCAGCCATTAGGGAACGCGATGTAGAGGTGCCTATTATTTTCCTATCGGCAAAAACACTAAAAGAAGACCGTATAAAAGGACTACGACTTGGTGCCGATGATTATTTGGTAAAGCCCTATAGTATGGAGGAGCTGATTTTAAAAATTGAAGTATTCTTACAACGGAGCCAGAAAAAATCGGCGATAAAGAAAAGTACTTATACCATTGCCGATTTTGTTTTTGATACTGTAAACTATACTATATTGCGTAATGGTGAAACTACAAAGCTTACCGAAAGAGAATCGGCATTACTGCAACTCTTTATAGAGCATAAAAATACCGTACTTAAACGTGAGGTTATACTAACCAGTATTTGGGGTACAGATGATTATTTTATGGGGCGTAGTATGGATGTTTTTATATCGCGCTTGCGCAAAATATTTAAAGACGACGACCGTATTAAGATAGAGAATATACCCCGTGTAGGCTTTAAACTCGTAGCACCGGAGTAG
- a CDS encoding sensor histidine kinase: MKFNKLNIIVFIGLLAIIGVITMQLVMLKQAFMFERKEFGEKIHFALQDVVDKIYRDNDSELPVTTPIKKVSDDYYVVNVDDVFEADILEYYLRTEFQKVKLDIDYEYSIYNCASDEMMYGNYINATGSEVKNDIAKCENCFTKKEGLIYYFAIRFPHLHYNYIASLQQYWIYTGVLFLVLVIYVYSVFTLLKQKRYTELQKDFINNMTHEFKTPLSSILIASNYAVKQDAIEKDPKLNKYLQIIIQQSNKLNQHIERILNVAKTDADLMVLEKQEINLVETLDLVKDNASLKYPTAIIQLDSTKDKYTIAADEFHFYNIAYNIVENAIKYGNDIPEVDINIKECAKHLELQFTDNGSGIPASHLEYVFDRFYRVPRENKKEIEGFGIGLFYVKKICELHEWKIKIKNNDDKGITITIAIPNSSLL; the protein is encoded by the coding sequence TTGAAATTCAATAAACTTAACATAATCGTTTTTATTGGCTTACTAGCTATAATAGGTGTTATCACAATGCAGTTGGTAATGCTTAAACAGGCTTTTATGTTTGAGCGTAAAGAGTTTGGTGAAAAAATTCATTTTGCACTACAAGATGTTGTAGATAAAATTTATAGGGATAACGATAGCGAGTTGCCCGTTACTACGCCTATTAAAAAAGTATCAGACGATTACTATGTGGTAAATGTTGATGATGTTTTTGAAGCAGATATACTAGAATATTATTTAAGAACCGAGTTTCAGAAGGTAAAACTAGATATTGATTATGAGTATTCTATATACAACTGTGCTTCGGATGAAATGATGTATGGTAATTATATAAATGCTACAGGGAGCGAAGTGAAAAATGATATAGCCAAATGCGAAAATTGCTTTACCAAGAAAGAAGGGCTTATTTACTATTTTGCCATTCGGTTTCCGCATCTGCATTATAATTATATAGCATCGTTACAGCAGTATTGGATATATACAGGAGTACTGTTTTTAGTACTTGTTATTTATGTTTACTCGGTATTTACACTTTTGAAACAGAAAAGATATACTGAGTTACAAAAGGATTTCATCAATAACATGACGCATGAGTTTAAAACGCCATTATCGTCTATACTTATTGCTTCTAACTATGCGGTAAAGCAAGATGCTATAGAGAAAGACCCAAAACTAAACAAGTACTTACAGATAATAATACAGCAAAGTAATAAACTGAATCAGCACATAGAACGTATACTAAATGTAGCCAAGACAGATGCCGACCTTATGGTGCTTGAAAAACAAGAGATTAATCTTGTAGAAACTCTGGATTTGGTTAAAGATAATGCATCACTAAAATACCCTACTGCGATTATACAATTAGACAGTACAAAAGATAAGTATACAATAGCGGCAGATGAGTTTCATTTCTATAATATAGCCTACAATATTGTAGAAAATGCCATAAAATATGGTAATGATATTCCTGAGGTAGATATAAACATAAAAGAATGTGCTAAACATCTTGAACTACAATTTACAGATAATGGCTCTGGCATACCTGCATCGCATCTAGAGTATGTTTTTGATAGATTTTATCGTGTACCCAGAGAAAATAAAAAGGAGATAGAAGGTTTTGGTATAGGTCTTTTTTATGTAAAAAAGATTTGTGAACTTCACGAATGGAAAATTAAGATAAAAAATAACGACGATAAAGGTATAACCATTACCATAGCCATACCTAACAGTAGCCTTTTATGA
- the hemB gene encoding porphobilinogen synthase, with the protein MFPIHRNRRLRTNDAIRAIMRETTISPNDFMFPMFIAEGTNVQVEIPSMPGIYRRSIDLTVKEVKELWSIGIKAINIYVKVSDTLKDNTGKEAWNPDGLMQQAIKAIKDAVPGMIVMPDVALDPYSIYGHDGIVENGQVINDATVDALTLMSVSHADAGADFVAPSDMMDGRVLAIRKALEGSGHHNVGIMSYSAKYASSFYGPFRDALDSAPKESGVPVPKDKKTYQMDYANRIEAIKEALQDVEEGADIVMVKPGLAYLDIVREVKNAVNVPVSVFHVSGEYAMVKAAAEKGWLDHDKIMIEQLHCIKRAGADLISTYFAKEAAILLNK; encoded by the coding sequence ATGTTCCCAATACACAGAAACAGACGACTAAGAACCAACGATGCTATACGTGCCATAATGCGCGAAACTACCATAAGCCCTAACGATTTTATGTTTCCTATGTTTATTGCAGAAGGTACTAACGTTCAGGTAGAAATCCCATCAATGCCTGGTATTTACCGTCGTTCTATAGACCTTACCGTAAAAGAAGTTAAGGAATTGTGGAGCATCGGTATTAAAGCAATTAATATATATGTAAAGGTCAGTGATACCCTTAAAGATAATACGGGTAAAGAAGCATGGAACCCTGATGGGTTAATGCAACAAGCTATTAAAGCTATAAAAGATGCTGTACCCGGCATGATAGTAATGCCCGATGTGGCGCTAGACCCTTACTCGATATACGGACATGATGGTATTGTAGAAAACGGACAAGTAATAAACGATGCTACTGTAGATGCACTTACCTTAATGAGCGTAAGCCATGCCGATGCTGGTGCCGATTTTGTAGCACCAAGCGATATGATGGACGGCAGAGTACTCGCTATTAGAAAAGCACTAGAAGGAAGCGGACATCACAATGTGGGTATTATGAGCTATAGTGCCAAGTATGCTTCGTCATTTTATGGTCCTTTTCGTGATGCGCTAGATAGTGCGCCAAAAGAATCAGGCGTACCTGTACCAAAGGATAAAAAAACGTACCAAATGGATTATGCTAATCGCATAGAAGCTATTAAAGAAGCCTTACAAGATGTAGAAGAAGGTGCCGATATTGTAATGGTAAAACCAGGGCTTGCTTACTTAGACATTGTTCGTGAAGTAAAAAATGCGGTAAACGTTCCTGTATCAGTATTTCATGTATCAGGAGAATATGCTATGGTAAAAGCTGCTGCCGAAAAAGGCTGGCTAGATCATGATAAGATTATGATAGAACAGCTACACTGCATTAAACGCGCAGGAGCCGACCTTATCTCGACTTATTTTGCTAAAGAAGCTGCTATCTTATTAAACAAGTAA
- a CDS encoding c-type cytochrome: MKYFLTLLVAFSLFACKDNKQQEPFGKKTESTTTEEETTSNYTSSEKIGEEIFNGKGNCFSCHKPDQKVIGPSIAEIAKIYADENGDMTAFLKGKADPIVDPSQYAVMKTNFYITKHFTDEEMQGVVDYVMSFKPE; encoded by the coding sequence ATGAAATATTTTTTAACCCTGCTTGTTGCCTTTTCGCTTTTTGCTTGTAAGGATAACAAACAGCAAGAACCTTTTGGAAAAAAAACTGAAAGCACTACTACGGAAGAAGAAACAACTTCGAATTATACGTCTTCAGAAAAAATTGGTGAGGAAATTTTTAACGGAAAAGGTAATTGTTTTTCTTGCCATAAACCTGACCAAAAAGTTATAGGACCAAGTATTGCCGAAATTGCAAAAATATATGCTGATGAAAATGGTGATATGACTGCTTTTCTAAAAGGGAAAGCCGACCCTATTGTTGACCCTTCGCAATATGCTGTTATGAAAACCAACTTTTACATCACTAAACATTTTACTGATGAAGAAATGCAAGGCGTAGTAGACTATGTGATGAGTTTTAAACCTGAATAG
- a CDS encoding DUF1573 domain-containing protein — protein MKSLKFTLFAAAGALLLTFSANAQSAAAKNTRTATSEQKNMQPSEISWTEDSHNFGEIEQGTPVSHEFTFKNTTKQTVLITNVKASCGCTATNYTKTPIKPGETGSVTATYNARNGGNFNKTVSVTTNDSDVKKVLKIKGKVMTPAVEAAPAKKQ, from the coding sequence ATGAAATCATTGAAATTTACTTTATTTGCTGCGGCAGGGGCTTTATTACTAACATTCTCTGCTAACGCACAATCAGCAGCAGCTAAAAATACAAGAACAGCTACTAGTGAGCAAAAAAACATGCAACCTTCAGAAATCTCTTGGACAGAAGATTCTCATAACTTTGGCGAAATAGAGCAAGGAACACCAGTATCGCATGAGTTTACTTTTAAAAACACTACTAAACAAACTGTGCTTATTACTAATGTAAAAGCATCTTGTGGGTGTACTGCTACTAACTACACTAAAACTCCTATCAAACCAGGAGAAACAGGATCTGTAACAGCAACTTATAACGCACGTAATGGTGGTAACTTTAACAAAACAGTTAGTGTAACTACAAACGATAGCGATGTAAAAAAAGTACTTAAAATAAAAGGAAAGGTAATGACTCCTGCTGTTGAAGCAGCTCCTGCTAAAAAACAATAA
- the hemE gene encoding uroporphyrinogen decarboxylase, with amino-acid sequence MSIKNDLFLKALRNETVERPPVWMMRQAGRYLPEFMALKDKYDFFTRCQTPELAAEITVQPIRIVKPDAAILFSDILVIPQAMGIDVVMKPDFGPFVPNPIRTIQDVEKVRVPDIHETLGYVMDAIKLTKEMLNDEVPLIGFAGSPWTILCYAVEGRGSKSFDIAKGFCFSQPEAAHALLQKITDTTIAYLKEKVKAGVNAVQIFDSWGGMLSPVDYQEFSWKYINQIIEALALETHVIVFGKGCWFALDEMAKSKASALGVDWTCSPRNARYLTGGKITLQGNFDPSRLLSPIPTIKKMVHEMIDEFGKDNYIVNLGHGILPHVPVDHAKAFIEAVKEYK; translated from the coding sequence ATGAGCATAAAAAACGACCTTTTCCTAAAAGCATTACGTAACGAAACCGTAGAACGCCCACCCGTATGGATGATGCGCCAAGCAGGACGCTACCTGCCGGAATTTATGGCATTGAAAGATAAATATGATTTCTTTACCCGTTGCCAAACACCAGAGCTTGCTGCCGAGATAACCGTGCAGCCTATTCGTATTGTAAAGCCCGATGCGGCAATATTATTTTCGGATATATTGGTTATACCACAAGCTATGGGGATAGACGTAGTAATGAAACCAGATTTTGGTCCGTTTGTACCCAATCCTATACGCACAATACAAGATGTAGAAAAAGTGCGTGTACCAGACATTCATGAAACACTGGGTTATGTAATGGACGCCATTAAACTAACCAAAGAAATGCTGAATGACGAAGTTCCGCTAATTGGTTTTGCAGGCTCCCCATGGACAATACTTTGTTATGCCGTAGAAGGTAGAGGCTCTAAAAGTTTTGATATTGCCAAAGGCTTCTGTTTTTCGCAACCCGAAGCAGCCCATGCGTTACTCCAAAAAATAACCGATACTACTATTGCTTACTTAAAAGAGAAAGTAAAAGCAGGCGTTAATGCTGTACAAATATTTGATAGCTGGGGTGGTATGTTAAGTCCTGTAGATTATCAAGAATTTTCTTGGAAGTACATTAACCAAATTATAGAAGCATTAGCACTCGAAACACACGTTATTGTGTTTGGTAAAGGTTGCTGGTTTGCCCTTGACGAAATGGCAAAAAGTAAAGCATCTGCACTTGGGGTAGACTGGACGTGTTCGCCACGCAATGCACGTTACTTAACAGGTGGAAAAATAACACTACAAGGTAATTTTGACCCAAGTAGATTACTATCGCCAATACCTACCATCAAGAAAATGGTGCACGAAATGATTGACGAGTTTGGTAAAGACAATTACATTGTAAACTTAGGTCATGGTATATTACCACACGTTCCTGTAGACCATGCCAAAGCATTTATAGAAGCAGTAAAAGAGTATAAATAG